In the genome of Flavobacterium panacagri, one region contains:
- a CDS encoding glycosyltransferase — MIVKNEGQIITRLLNSVANIVDAIVICDTGSTDDTIKIIEDWANSKNIQCKVFQDRWVNFGVNRTNAINYAKEYLNFYNNKADDWYFLFLDADMQLIVEPSFSKNKLTALAYNIKQFHDSTFEYYNIRLVRSDVQMQYIGPTHEFLDINNSENTSFELLKIHDIGDGGSKIDKFERDVKLLTMAVESEPENPRHVFYLANSYFDIGNYDSAKQYYEARTAMNGWEEERWYAKYKWGLCLLKLSSIKDAEDVLLEAFQERPWRAEPVFQLAEYYNKKDNHVRAYMYASLAIKVTSTKDDVLFIDKNANGGNGPVEIISIHAYYLGFFSEGKNCTEKLILEYPKIERHKQNLQFYLNKDKI, encoded by the coding sequence ATGATAGTTAAAAACGAGGGACAAATCATAACTCGTCTTTTAAATTCAGTAGCAAATATTGTAGATGCAATCGTGATATGCGATACAGGCTCAACAGATGATACCATTAAAATTATAGAAGATTGGGCAAACTCTAAAAATATACAATGTAAGGTATTTCAGGATAGATGGGTAAATTTTGGAGTTAATAGAACAAACGCCATTAATTACGCAAAAGAATATCTAAACTTTTATAACAACAAAGCAGATGACTGGTATTTTCTGTTTTTAGATGCAGATATGCAGTTAATAGTTGAGCCTTCCTTTAGTAAAAATAAATTAACTGCTCTTGCATACAATATCAAGCAATTTCATGACAGTACTTTTGAGTATTACAATATTCGTTTAGTACGTTCTGATGTTCAAATGCAATATATAGGGCCTACACATGAGTTTTTAGATATCAACAATTCGGAAAATACTTCTTTTGAACTATTAAAAATTCATGATATAGGTGACGGCGGTTCTAAAATTGACAAGTTTGAGAGAGATGTAAAACTTTTAACTATGGCAGTTGAATCAGAACCCGAAAATCCAAGACATGTATTTTATTTAGCCAATTCTTATTTTGATATTGGTAATTATGATAGCGCAAAACAATATTACGAAGCTAGGACTGCAATGAATGGCTGGGAAGAAGAACGTTGGTATGCTAAATACAAATGGGGTTTATGTCTGTTAAAACTATCTTCTATAAAAGATGCAGAAGATGTTCTTTTAGAAGCTTTTCAAGAACGCCCATGGAGAGCAGAACCTGTTTTTCAATTGGCTGAATATTATAACAAAAAAGACAATCACGTCAGAGCTTATATGTATGCTTCATTAGCAATTAAAGTAACTTCAACTAAAGACGATGTATTGTTTATTGATAAGAATGCCAATGGAGGAAATGGTCCTGTAGAGATTATTAGCATACATGCTTATTATCTTGGTTTTTTTAGTGAAGGAAAAAATTGCACAGAAAAATTAATACTTGAATATCCTAAAATTGAGAGGCATAAACAAAATCTGCAATTTTACTTAAATAAAGACAAGATATGA
- a CDS encoding DUF4252 domain-containing protein, whose translation MRNFIITLVFTFVTSVFYAQGAFDKFDGQDDVTSVIVNKKMFDLMSKVKVDASDKETQQYISLIKKLDYLKVFTTKNPKIEADMKASADKYIKTAGLEELMRVNDSGKNVKIMVKSGATDTQIKELLMFVDGAKNDETVLLSLTGNFDLNEISVLTDKMQLPGGTDLKKASKNKK comes from the coding sequence ATGAGAAATTTCATTATAACATTAGTATTCACATTCGTAACAAGCGTTTTTTATGCACAAGGTGCTTTTGACAAATTTGATGGTCAAGACGATGTAACTTCTGTAATTGTAAACAAAAAAATGTTCGATTTAATGAGTAAAGTAAAAGTTGATGCTTCTGACAAGGAAACACAGCAGTATATTTCACTTATTAAAAAACTGGACTACTTAAAAGTATTTACTACTAAAAATCCAAAAATTGAAGCAGACATGAAAGCTTCTGCCGATAAATACATTAAAACTGCTGGTCTTGAAGAATTAATGAGAGTAAACGACAGTGGTAAAAATGTCAAAATAATGGTAAAATCTGGCGCAACCGATACACAAATTAAAGAATTATTAATGTTTGTTGACGGTGCAAAAAATGACGAAACTGTTTTATTATCTCTTACAGGTAATTTTGACTTGAACGAGATTTCAGTATTAACAGATAAAATGCAGCTTCCTGGCGGTACGGACTTAAAGAAAGCTTCTAAAAACAAAAAATAA
- a CDS encoding RNA polymerase sigma factor, with translation MNQVVFIELINPFKDKVFRLAKRLLTSTEEAEDATQEVMVKLWNKKESLESYNSVEAMAMTMTKNYCLDQLKSKRASNLQIVHNNFTDREPRLDKKIEDEDSLEWVEKIINQMPEQLQLLIQLRDVEQYEFDEIAKIVNMNETAIRVALSRARKKIRESMINTHLYGTK, from the coding sequence ATGAACCAAGTTGTATTTATAGAATTGATAAATCCTTTTAAAGACAAAGTTTTTCGTCTGGCAAAAAGATTGCTTACAAGCACCGAGGAAGCTGAAGATGCAACTCAGGAGGTAATGGTAAAATTATGGAACAAAAAAGAAAGTCTGGAAAGTTACAATAGTGTTGAAGCCATGGCCATGACAATGACTAAAAATTATTGTCTGGATCAATTAAAATCTAAAAGAGCCAGTAATCTCCAGATCGTTCATAATAATTTTACAGACAGAGAGCCCAGATTAGATAAAAAAATTGAAGATGAAGACAGTTTAGAATGGGTTGAAAAAATAATAAACCAAATGCCGGAACAATTACAATTGTTAATTCAGCTTCGGGATGTTGAACAATATGAATTTGATGAAATAGCTAAAATCGTCAATATGAACGAAACGGCTATACGAGTGGCGCTTTCAAGAGCAAGAAAAAAAATTAGAGAATCAATGATTAATACACACCTTTATGGAACTAAATAA
- a CDS encoding S41 family peptidase — protein MKTPLKSILFLFLLVFSLQSCEDNDDVAAPADVQVNSFIWRGLNEVYLWQADVPNLADGRNLKSDFNSFLRGYSKPEDLFEDLLYKPESKYPNGDAVDRFSWIVNDYTVLEQELSGITKNNGVDFRLSLIASGSNDVFGYVRYIIPNSDASTKAIKRGDIFTSVNGTKLTVSNYQALLLNQDSYTLNLADYNGSTFVLNGKSVSLTKTVLEENPIFINKVIPSGSHKIGYLMYNGFYDEYDDKLNQAFGELKAQGATDLVLDLRYNGGGAISSAAKLASMITGQFDTQIFSKMTFNAKQMQGLSDADLESLNVRFVKNLNSLNMSTVYIITTASTASASELIINGLKPYINVVQIGETTTGKNVGSFTVYDSETLTTKKGINPNHKYAMQPLVLKITNSVNFGDYTQGLQPTYQQSEKISTYGILGDASEPLLSLAISKITGATAKNIPLDSEPDRPYLTDSKIINGLKHGMYLKTAPKVF, from the coding sequence ATGAAAACACCTTTAAAAAGTATTCTTTTTCTTTTTTTGCTAGTTTTTTCTTTGCAATCCTGTGAAGATAATGATGATGTTGCGGCTCCGGCAGACGTACAGGTTAATAGTTTTATCTGGAGAGGTTTAAATGAAGTTTATCTATGGCAGGCTGATGTACCTAATCTAGCAGATGGACGTAATCTTAAATCTGATTTCAATTCTTTTTTAAGAGGATATTCTAAACCAGAAGATTTGTTTGAAGATTTATTATATAAACCAGAAAGTAAATATCCAAATGGTGATGCTGTCGATCGTTTTAGCTGGATTGTTAACGATTATACTGTTTTAGAGCAAGAATTAAGCGGTATTACAAAAAATAATGGAGTTGATTTTAGATTAAGCCTTATTGCTTCAGGTTCAAATGATGTCTTTGGTTACGTTCGTTATATTATACCAAATTCTGATGCTTCAACAAAAGCCATTAAACGTGGTGATATATTTACAAGTGTAAACGGTACGAAACTGACAGTGTCTAATTATCAGGCATTACTATTAAATCAGGATAGTTATACTCTGAACTTGGCAGATTATAATGGAAGTACTTTTGTTTTAAACGGAAAATCAGTGTCTTTAACTAAAACAGTTTTAGAAGAGAATCCAATTTTTATTAATAAAGTAATTCCTTCCGGAAGTCATAAAATTGGTTATTTGATGTATAATGGTTTTTATGATGAGTATGATGATAAATTAAACCAGGCTTTTGGCGAATTAAAAGCACAAGGCGCTACCGATTTAGTTTTAGATCTTCGTTATAATGGAGGCGGCGCTATTTCATCAGCTGCTAAATTAGCGAGTATGATTACAGGGCAGTTTGATACTCAGATTTTTTCGAAAATGACGTTTAATGCCAAACAAATGCAAGGTTTGTCTGATGCTGATCTAGAAAGTTTAAACGTAAGATTTGTTAAAAATTTAAACAGTTTAAACATGAGTACTGTTTATATCATAACCACTGCAAGTACAGCCTCTGCCAGCGAATTAATCATTAACGGACTGAAACCTTATATCAATGTAGTGCAAATTGGAGAAACGACCACGGGTAAAAACGTAGGTTCGTTTACGGTTTATGATTCAGAAACTCTGACTACAAAAAAAGGGATAAACCCAAATCACAAATATGCCATGCAACCTTTGGTTTTAAAAATTACAAATTCTGTTAATTTTGGTGATTATACACAAGGTTTGCAACCAACATATCAGCAATCCGAAAAAATATCGACTTATGGAATTTTAGGAGATGCATCTGAGCCATTATTAAGTCTTGCTATTTCAAAAATTACAG
- the yiaA gene encoding inner membrane protein YiaA gives MIQKTSNAFIAASWVALGAGTIGFIVGLARAEMLLNEKGYYFTVLMFGLFAVVSLQKSVRDRLEKLPVTDIYYGICWFGTLLSIVLLVVGLWNATILPSEKGFYAFAFLLALFGAISVQKNTRDNMNFGQNE, from the coding sequence ATGATACAAAAAACGTCAAATGCCTTTATCGCGGCATCTTGGGTTGCTCTTGGAGCAGGAACAATCGGATTTATTGTTGGACTTGCCAGAGCTGAAATGCTTTTAAATGAAAAAGGATATTATTTTACTGTTCTAATGTTCGGTCTTTTCGCTGTAGTTTCGCTTCAAAAAAGTGTTAGGGATAGACTTGAAAAACTTCCAGTAACTGATATTTATTACGGAATATGCTGGTTTGGAACTTTGCTTTCAATCGTACTTTTAGTAGTTGGTCTTTGGAATGCCACGATTCTTCCAAGTGAAAAAGGGTTCTATGCATTTGCCTTCTTATTGGCCCTGTTTGGTGCTATTTCGGTACAGAAAAATACTAGGGATAATATGAACTTTGGTCAAAACGAATAA
- a CDS encoding S41 family peptidase, translating into MKKIYFLLIVMLLFSLSFYSQNSKKLSRPEQDFETFWTTFKNNYAFFDLKKVDWEESYKKYRPQVTKETTEKELLKILEEMVSPLQDGHITILKGEEVIYKYKKQSPFLEEFKGIQKQLWETSLNTLEKDGFSKMEGSGPLFNNVYLYNSCKSKDLGFIRISRCFGTLESLFDDKKEKQDINLMLTLFDSILKSFADTKGIIIDLRANGGGHAGELLAKRFVSEKRLTHYKSIKEKGDYNNFSVQKPIYIEPNNEVQYLKPIVILTNDKTASSAEDFTISLYQQANVTTIGTNTSGMMSDMFDGKLSKNILFTLSNQRYYSTDKKLLEDVGVPVKIEMKNSKQDIENKVDPLIQKAIEVLN; encoded by the coding sequence ATGAAAAAAATCTATTTTCTATTAATCGTTATGTTATTGTTTTCTTTAAGTTTTTACAGCCAAAACTCAAAAAAACTCAGTCGTCCTGAACAGGATTTTGAAACTTTCTGGACTACTTTTAAAAATAATTATGCTTTTTTTGATCTTAAAAAAGTAGATTGGGAGGAAAGTTATAAAAAATACAGGCCTCAGGTTACTAAAGAGACAACAGAAAAAGAACTCTTGAAAATATTGGAGGAAATGGTGTCTCCGTTACAAGATGGACACATTACTATTTTAAAAGGCGAAGAAGTAATTTATAAATACAAAAAACAGTCTCCTTTTTTAGAAGAATTTAAAGGAATTCAAAAACAATTATGGGAAACCAGTTTGAATACTTTAGAAAAAGACGGATTTTCGAAAATGGAAGGAAGTGGTCCTTTATTTAATAATGTCTATTTGTACAATAGTTGTAAAAGTAAAGATTTAGGATTTATTCGAATATCAAGATGTTTTGGAACTCTCGAAAGTCTTTTTGATGATAAAAAAGAAAAACAAGATATCAATTTAATGCTTACTCTATTTGACAGCATTTTAAAATCTTTCGCAGATACAAAAGGGATTATTATTGATTTAAGAGCAAATGGAGGTGGTCATGCAGGAGAACTTCTAGCCAAAAGATTTGTGTCAGAAAAGAGACTTACGCATTATAAATCGATAAAAGAAAAAGGAGATTACAATAACTTCTCTGTCCAAAAGCCAATTTATATTGAACCTAATAACGAAGTTCAATATTTAAAACCAATCGTTATTTTAACCAATGATAAAACGGCAAGTTCGGCTGAAGATTTTACTATTTCATTGTATCAACAGGCTAATGTTACTACAATCGGAACCAATACTTCTGGAATGATGTCTGATATGTTTGATGGAAAACTTTCAAAAAACATTTTATTTACGCTTTCCAACCAAAGATATTATTCTACCGATAAGAAATTATTGGAAGATGTTGGAGTCCCTGTAAAAATCGAAATGAAAAACTCTAAACAAGATATTGAGAACAAAGTAGACCCTCTTATTCAAAAGGCTATAGAAGTTTTGAATTAA
- a CDS encoding DUF4252 domain-containing protein has protein sequence MKATVFTSILCLLLTLVSCNSEPSLQKYFVENSEKKDFIALDVSPTILNVDKAKLSAEQNEALNSFDKMNILAFKADKSNQSLFETERNKVKAILKDPKYQELMKFGSGKDGASVSYVGSDDNIKEFVIFANRKENGFAVVRVLGENMNPNNIMTLMSVLQQSKIDMEQLKPLEQLLKK, from the coding sequence ATGAAAGCAACTGTTTTTACCTCGATTCTATGCTTATTGCTGACTTTAGTAAGTTGCAATTCTGAACCTTCACTTCAAAAATATTTTGTAGAGAATTCGGAGAAAAAAGATTTTATCGCTTTAGATGTTTCGCCGACTATTTTAAATGTTGATAAAGCAAAGCTATCTGCCGAACAAAATGAAGCTTTAAATTCTTTTGATAAAATGAATATTCTAGCTTTTAAAGCAGATAAAAGTAATCAATCACTGTTTGAAACAGAAAGAAACAAAGTAAAAGCGATTCTAAAAGACCCGAAATATCAAGAATTAATGAAGTTTGGATCTGGTAAAGATGGTGCTTCTGTAAGTTACGTTGGAAGTGATGACAATATTAAAGAGTTTGTGATTTTTGCCAACAGAAAAGAAAATGGATTTGCTGTAGTTAGGGTTTTAGGCGAAAATATGAATCCAAATAATATCATGACTCTAATGTCTGTTTTACAGCAATCTAAAATAGATATGGAACAGTTAAAACCATTAGAACAATTGCTGAAAAAATAA